A region from the Gossypium hirsutum isolate 1008001.06 chromosome A08, Gossypium_hirsutum_v2.1, whole genome shotgun sequence genome encodes:
- the LOC107936308 gene encoding ubiquitin-conjugating enzyme E2 2, which yields MSTPARKRLMRDFKRLQQDPPAGISGAPQDNNIMFWNAVIFGPDDTPWDGGTFKLTLQFMEDYPNKPPTVRFVSRMFHPNIYADGSICLDILQNQWSPIYDVAAILTSIQSLLCDPNPNSPANSEAARMFSENKREYNRRVREIVEQSWTAD from the exons ATGTCAACCCCAGCAAGGAAGAGGCTGATGAGAGACTTCAAGAGACTACAGCAAGATCCACCTGCTGGTATTAGTGGGGCTCCTCAAGATAATAATATCATGTTTTGGAACGCTGTAATTTTTGG GCCTGATGATACTCCTTGGGATGGCg GTACGTTCAAGCTGACTTTGCAGTTCATGGAGGATTATCCAAATAAGCCTCCAACCGTTCGGTTTGTCTCACGGATGTTTCATCCAAATA TCTATGCAGATGGGAGTATTTGTCTTGATATTTTACAAAATCAGTGGAGTCCTATATATGATGTTGCCGCTATACTCACTTCGATTCAG TCTCTTCTTTGTGATCCGAACCCGAACTCTCCAGCAAACTCGGAAGCGGCTCGTATGTTTAGTGAGAATAAGCGGGAATACAACCGAAGAGTGCGTGAAATAGTGGAGCAGAGCTGGACTGCTGACTGA
- the LOC107936303 gene encoding cation/calcium exchanger 2 encodes MGTWVSKSGNKSKSYTIFLNISFLLVACVFLIICFSSSRLVVVLTSSNSQQDCKTLENLDDYKAKCSSLKLNNPCVSQGYIDYLYFFYCNFGTCPLLGHCLLILWLLVLFYLLGNTASEYFCYSLESLSSLLKLSPTLAGVTLLSLGNGAPDVFSSIVSFTDSGTQDIGLNTVLGGAFFVTCVVVGTISTFVHHKHVRVNKPAFVRDVCYLLMVIATLILMLAYGKISLWGAIAFASMYMVYVTLVYVMYVVWDSGDMDKTDSDSSLNVPILNRIEKVELGYVEEGNVKDEHEKGVCLRTSSSCKFLLWILEMPLYLTRRLTIPIACQERWSKPIAVVSVTLAPILLSILWDLQDDNVNLSLTFNSGLVYGTGVFAGTVFGVLAYLKTEKSSPPKNCLLPWLAGGFFMSVIWSYIIAQELVGLLISIGYIIGINQAILGLTVLAWGNSLGDLITNLTMALNGGPQGAQVAISGCYAGPIFNTLFGLGMSLIGSAWYGYPSPVEIPKDPHLLETLGFLIAALIWALLVLPLRHMKLDGVLGGGLFLIYFTSMSLRFIQVVWEPLPNTVSIT; translated from the coding sequence atgGGAACTTGGGTTTCAAAATCTGGGAACAAAAGCAAAAGCTACACAATTTTCTTGAACATTTCATTTCTCTTAGTAGCTTGTGTGTTCTTGATTATATGTTTTAGCTCTTCAAGACTTGTTGTTGTTTTAACCAGCAGCAATAGTCAACAAGATTGTAAGACCTTAGAGAATTTAGATGATTACAAAGCCAAATGTTCTTCCCTTAAACTCAACAACCCATGTGTCTCTCAAGGCTATATTGATTATCTTTActttttttattgcaattttgGAACATGTCCCCTTTTAGGTCATTGTCTTTTGATCCTTTGGCTCCTTGTGTTGTTCTATCTTTTGGGAAACACAGCTTCTGAGTACTTCTGTTATTCCCTTGAAAGCTTGTCAAGCTTGTTGAAATTGTCTCCTACACTTGCTGGTGTTACACTTTTGTCATTAGGCAATGGTGCCCCTGATGTGTTTTCTAGCATAGTTTCTTTCACGGATAGTGGAACTCAAGATATTGGCTTAAACACAGTTCTGGGTGGTGCTTTTTTTGTAACATGTGTTGTGGTTGGAACCATAAGTACTTTCGTTCACCATAAACATGTCCGAGTTAACAAACCAGCTTTTGTAAGAGATGTATGTTACCTTCTCATGGTTATTGCAACCTTGATTTTGATGTTGGCTTATGGGAAAATCAGTCTTTGGGGAGCAATTGCATTTGCTTCTATGTATATGGTTTATGTTACCCTTGTTTATGTTATGTATGTTGTTTGGGACTCTGGTGATATGGACAAAACGGATTCCGATTCAAGTTTGAATGTACCAATTTTGAACAGAATCGAGAAAGTAGAGCTCGGTTATGTCGAGGAAGGGAATGTGAAAGATGAGCATGAGAAAGGAGTTTGTTTAAGAACATCAAGTTCTTGTAAATTTTTACTTTGGATCCTTGAGATGCCTCTTTATTTAACTAGGAGATTGACAATACCAATTGCTTGCCAAGAAAGATGGTCTAAGCCAATTGCAGTTGTTTCAGTCACATTGGCACCAATTCTCTTATCTATACTTTGGGATCTTCAAGACGACAATGTTAATCTCAGTCTCACCTTCAATTCAGGCTTGGTTTATGGAACCGGGGTCTTTGCCGGAACTGTCTTTGGGGTCCTTGCATATTTGAAAACTGAAAAATCAAGCCCGCCGAAGAACTGTTTGCTCCCGTGGTTAGCTGGAGGGTTCTTCATGAGTGTGATTTGGAGTTACATCATAGCTCAAGAACTAGTCGGCTTACTGATTTCGATCGGCTACATAATCGGAATCAACCAAGCCATCCTCGGTCTCACCGTCCTGGCTTGGGGAAACTCACTTGGTGATCTAATAACCAACTTGACGATGGCATTGAATGGTGGTCCACAAGGTGCACAAGTAGCCATATCAGGCTGTTATGCTGGTCCCATCTTCAACACCCTGTTTGGTTTAGGCATGTCCCTCATTGGTTCTGCCTGGTATGGATACCCTTCACCTGTTGAAATCCCTAAAGACCCTCATCTCCTTGAAACACTGGGTTTCCTAATTGCTGCCTTAATATGGGCACTTTTGGTTCTACCATTGAGACACATGAAGCTTGATGGTGTCCTTGGAGGTGGTCTGTTTCTCATCTACTTCACTTCCATGTCTTTAAGGTTCATCCAAGTAGTTTGGGAACCCTTACCTAATACTGTTTCTATcacttga
- the LOC121205102 gene encoding uncharacterized protein — MRYLSMRGNEVWRISSQPNCFSARVLKARYYIFTDILSAKVGSYPSFTWRSICSARELIADGLLWRVGNGASINIWDDPWLPGRGNSRVLAQKIMPNWTTELVHTIVDEATATRIFSIPLAGCNSEDLLVWKFEGSGEYTVKSKYRVLTTENLQTLRIEVTCPLCKVGSEDSDHLMWSCGILQYVWAALKITIPLVGNLSCCKDRFVKTFSAAEEQQKHFIVISIWSLWYRINKMIHKGVKLSLQELLGFIKGYEHELRFIQETNNLSSRSMAKEIWRPPKTGVIKINFDATFKSSDKCAITAALARNSSGDIIGAETYLFEDVVDAFMVEARACERALIFAGMMGLRHLIMEGNSLTVIKSVKKQENDKLIVRPIINHITLLETQFDNVTYRFAPRLANEAAHILAIEGRRFQRFGFWVEGVTDAVKEKAMNDRLDWFQSSYSTF, encoded by the exons ATGCGCTATTTGTCAATGAGAGGGAATGAG GTTTGGCGTATTTCATCCCAACCTAATTGTTTTTCAGCTAGAGTCTTAAAAGCTCGTTATTATATTTTCACAGATATATTATCAGCAAAAGTAGGATCTTACCCCTCATTTACCTGGCGTAGCATCTGTAGTGCTCGGGAGCTGATTGCGGATGGGTTATTGTGGCGTGTTGGTAATGGCGCAAGTATCAATATTTGGGATGACCCTTGGCTACCTGGAAGAGGAAATAGTAGAGTTTTAGCTCAAAAGATCATGCCTAATTGGACTACA GAGCTGGTTCATACTATAGTTGATGAGGCTACAGCAACtcgtatcttttctattcctCTTGCTGGGTGTAATTCGGAGGATTTGTTAGTTTGGAAATTCGAAGGCTCGGGGGAATATACAGTGAAAAGCAAGTATCGGGTTTTAACTACAGAGAACCTACA AACTCTGAGGATTGAAGTTACTTGTCCGCTGTGTAAGGTTGGCTCGGAGGACTCAGATCATTTGATGTGGTCCTGTGGGATACTTCAGTATGTATGGGCAGCCTTGAAAATAACGATTCCGTTGGTTGGAAACTTGAGTTGTTGCAAGGATCGTTTTGTTAAAACTTTCTCTGCAGCAGAAGAACAGCAAAAACACTTCATTGTAATTTCCATATGGAGTCTATGGTATCGAATAAACAAAATGATCCATAAAGGAGTAAAGCTATCTCTACAGGAATTGTTGGGATTTATTAAAGGGTATGAACATGAGCTTAGATTTATTCAGGAGACTAATAATCTGTCTTCTAGATCTATGGCAAAAGAAATTTGGAGACCCCCAAAAACTGGAGTTATTAAGATTAATTTTGATGCGACTTTTAAAAGTTCAGATAAATGTGCAATAACAGCAGCCCTAGCCAGAAATTCATCAGGTGATATAATAGGAGCGGAGACTTATCTCTTTGAGGATGTTGTTGATGCCTTTATGGTTGAAGCAAGGGCATGTGAAAGGGCGTTAATTTTTGCAGGAATGATGGGGCTCCGGCATTTGATTATGGAAGGCAATTCCCTGACAGTTATCAAAAGTGTCAAGAAGCAGGAGAATGATAAATTGATTGTTCGGCCGATTATAAACCATATTACTCTTCTGGAAACTCAGTTTGATAACGTCACATACCGTTTTGCTCCCCGGTTGGCTAATGAAGCGGCGCACATATTGGCAATAGAAGGAAGAAGGTTTCAACGATTTGGGTTCTGGGTTGAGGGAGTGACCGATGCTGTGAAGGAGAAGGCGATGAATGACCGTTTGGACTGGTTCCAGAGTTCCTACAGTACATTTTGA
- the LOC107936272 gene encoding FT-interacting protein 7 yields MAENCTRKLIVEICNAKNLMPKDGQGTASAYAIVDFDGQRRRTKTKFRDLNPVWDEKLEFLVHDIESMAAEMLEINLYNDKKMGKRSTFLGKVKLAGSVFVKAGEETLVYYPLEKRSVFSQIKGEIGVKVFYVDEEAPPAPAEPAAEQKAETAEEKPKEEEDKKEENVEEKKEEEEKPKEEPPKEEEKPNPPPAEASKSEDTTAAATPPPPPTEVENPPIAHKEEASSTKVVATKSKVETGKSSQLVINELELRSLSGDHNRIAYDLVNRMPFLYVRVVKAKRANKEPACPLHAKLVIGTHSIKTKSQIDKDWDQVFAFDKEGLNSSSLEVSVWAEEEKKEEQKEGDAATTATTVVVDNCLGSVSFDLQEVPKRVPPDSPLAPQWYSLESEKSPGNDVMVSVWVGTQADEAFQEAWQSDSGGLIPETRAKVYLSPKLWYLRLTVIQTQDLQLGSVSEPKVRSPELYVKAQLGAQLFKTSRTPVGSAWNEDLVFVAAEPFEPFLVVMVEDWSNGQLVGQAKIHVPSLERRTDDKTEPKSRWFNLVGAENKPYAGRIHVKACLEGGYHVLDEAAHVTSDVQAAAKQLAKPPIGLLDVGIRGASNLLPVKTKDGTRGTTDAYVVAKYGQKWIRTRTILDRFNPRWNEQYTWDVYDPCTVLTIGVFDNGRYKRDETGKPGRDLRIGKIRVRLSTLDTNKVYLNSYMLTVLLPNGAKKMGEIEIAVRFSCSSWLSLIQAYGTPLLPRMHYLRPLGPAQQDILRQTAMHIVTARLARSEPPLGQEVVQFMLDTDTHVWSMRKSKANWFRVVGCLSHAAILARWLDGISTWAHPPTTILVHVLLIAVVMCPQLVLSTIFMYAFLILALRFRYRMRVPHNVDLRLSYVDAVGPDELDEEFDGLPTTRSPNTVRFRYDRLRALASRAQTLLGDVAAQGERLEALFNWKDPRATGIFVVVCLFASLLFYVVPFKVFVLGSGFYYIRHPRFRGDMPSAPLNFFRRLPSLSDQIM; encoded by the coding sequence atgGCTGAAAATTGCACTAGAAAGTTGATAGTTGAAATCTGCAATGCCAAGAACTTGATGCCAAAAGATGGTCAAGGAACAGCCAGTGCTTATGCCATAGTTGATTTTGATGGTCAAAGAAGGAGGACAAAGACCAAGTTCAGAGATTTAAATCCTGTTTGGGATGAAAAGCTGGAGTTTTTAGTTCATGATATTGAATCCATGGCTGCCGAGATGTTGGAGATTAATTTGTACAATGATAAAAAAATGGGGAAACGAAGCACGTTTTTGGGTAAAGTGAAGTTGGCTGGCAGTGTTTTTGTTAAAGCAGGGGAAGAGACTCTGGTTTATTATCCGTTGGAAAAAAGGAGTGTTTTTTCTCAGATTAAAGGTGAGATTGGAGTTAAAGTTTTTTATGTTGATGAAGAAGCGCCGCCGGCACCGGCGGAACCTGCGGCTGAGCAGAAAGCAGAGACGGCTGAGGAGAAGCCAAAGGAAGAGGAAGATAAGAAGGAGGAAAATGTggaggaaaagaaagaagaagaagagaagccTAAAGAAGAACCACCCAAAGAAGAAGAGAAACCGAACCCACCGCCGGCGGAGGCTAGTAAGTCCGAAGACACAACCGCAGCTGCTACTCCGCCGCCGCCGCCGACAGAGGTGGAGAACCCTCCAATAGCACATAAAGAAGAAGCATCATCAACGAAGGTAGTAGCAACAAAAAGCAAAGTTGAAACAGGTAAAAGCAGTCAGCTTGTGATTAACGAGTTAGAACTCCGATCACTTTCCGGTGACCACAACCGTATCGCATACGACCTCGTAAACCGTATGCCATTTTTATACGTCCGAGTTGTTAAAGCAAAACGAGCCAACAAAGAACCAGCTTGTCCCCTTCATGCAAAACTGGTTATCGGTACTCACAGTATCAAAACCAAAAGCCAAATCGACAAAGATTGGGACCAAGTCTTCGCTTTCGACAAAGAAGGATTGAATTCAAGTTCCTTAGAAGTTTCAGTCTGGGctgaagaagagaaaaaagaagaacaaaaagaagGAGACGCCGCCACCACTGCTACCACCGTGGTGGTGGATAATTGTCTCGGATCGGTGTCGTTTGATCTGCAAGAAGTGCCCAAAAGGGTTCCTCCCGATAGTCCTTTGGCTCCTCAATGGTATAGTCTTGAATCGGAGAAGTCACCTGGAAATGACGTCATGGTTTCTGTCTGGGTCGGGACTCAGGCCGATGAAGCTTTTCAAGAAGCTTGGCAGTCGGATTCGGGTGGGTTAATACCCGAGACCCGAGCTAAGGTTTATTTGTCTCCAAAGCTTTGGTATTTGAGATTAACGGTTATCCAAACCCAAGATTTGCAGCTTGGTTCGGTATCTGAACCTAAGGTTCGAAGTCCTGAGCTTTATGTTAAGGCTCAGCTTGGGGCTCAATTGTTTAAAACCAGTAGGACTCCGGTTGGTTCGGCTTGGAACGAGGATTTAGTTTTTGTGGCGGCTGAACCGTTTGAGCCGTTTTTGGTGGTCATGGTTGAGGATTGGAGTAACGGGCAGTTAGTGGGTCAGGCTAAAATCCATGTACCTAGCCTTGAGAGGCGAACCGATGATAAAACTGAACCGAAATCAAGATGGTTCAATTTGGTTGGTGCTGAAAATAAACCATACGCAGGTAGAATACACGTGAAGGCATGTTTAGAAGGTGGGTATCATGTGCTTGATGAAGCTGCTCACGTGACTAGTGACGTCCAAGCCGCCGCTAAGCAGCTAGCTAAGCCTCCGATTGGGTTGCTCGATGTTGGGATTCGAGGAGCGAGTAACTTGTTGCCTGTGAAGACCAAAGACGGTACACGTGGCACAACCGATGCATACGTGGTGGCTAAGTATGGGCAAAAGTGGATCCGTACACGTACGATACTTGATCGGTTTAATCCACGTTGGAACGAGCAATATACTTGGGATGTATATGATCCATGTACAGTGCTTACTATTGGGGTATTTGATAATGGAAGGTACAAGCGTGATGAAACAGGGAAGCCCGGTAGAGATCTACGTATCGGTAAAATACGTGTACGGTTGTCTACACTTGACACGAATAAAGTGTACTTAAATTCATATATGCTTACAGTATTGTTACCTAATGGGGCCAAGAAGATGGGAGAGATTGAGATAGCGGTTCGATTTTCTTGCTCATCATGGCTAAGTCTAATCCAAGCCTATGGCACCCCATTGTTACCAAGAATGCACTATCTTCGCCCATTGGGTCCAGCCCAACAGGACATACTTCGCCAAACGGCTATGCACATAGTAACGGCTAGGCTAGCTCGGTCCGAACCACCTTTGGGACAAGAAGTAGTTCAGTTCATGTTGGATACGGATACACACGTGTGGAGCATGAGAAAGAGCAAGGCCAATTGGTTTCGAGTCGTCGGCTGTTTGTCACATGCGGCAATTTTGGCACGTTGGTTAGATGGGATTAGCACGTGGGCACACCCGCCGACGACTATCTTAGTTCATGTTTTGCTTATAGCAGTGGTGATGTGCCCACAACTAGTCCTCTCCACCATATTCATGTATGCCTTCTTAATTTTGGCATTGAGATTCCGTTACCGCATGCGAGTCCCACACAATGTAGACTTAAGGCTCTCTTACGTTGATGCTGTCGGTCCTGATGAGCTCGACGAAGAATTCGACGGGCTTCCAACCACACGATCACCAAACACAGTACGGTTCCGATACGACCGTTTACGCGCGTTGGCAAGCCGGGCACAAACACTATTAGGGGATGTAGCAGCCCAAGGGGAACGTTTAGAAGCATTGTTTAATTGGAAAGACCCAAGAGCTACAGGCATTTTTGTGGTAGTTTGCCTATTTGCTTCATTGCTATTTTATGTGGTACCATTCAAAGTCTTTGTGTTAGGGTCAGGGTTCTACTACATCCGACACCCGAGATTCCGAGGTGATATGCCATCGGCTCCGCTCAACTTCTTCCGACGACTCCCGTCACTTTCCGATCAAATTATGTAA
- the LOC121204725 gene encoding probable protein arginine N-methyltransferase 1: MSCIKKQAMMEPLVDTVDQKQIVTNCHLLKTMDISKMVLGDASFTAPFKLIAERDDYTHAFVAYFDVSFTKCHKLMGFSTGPRSRATHWKQTVLYLEDVLTICEVETIIGSMTVAPNKKNPRDVDIMVKYSLSGRRCVVSRVQFYKMH; this comes from the exons ATGAGTTGTATAAAAAAGCAAGCTATGATGGAACCTCTTGTTGACACGGTTGACCAGAaacaaattgtaacaaattgcCACCTTCTCAAG ACAATGGATATTTCTAAGATGGTTCTTGGGGATGCTTCTTTCACTGCACCTTTCAAGCTTATTGCAGAGCGTGATGATTACACCCATGCTTTTGTTGCATATTTTGATGTTTCGTTTACCAAATGCCACAAATTGATGGGTTTCTCTACAG GACCAAGATCGCGAGCTACCCATTGGAAGCAAACAGTCCTATATCTAGAGGATGTGTTAACCATCTGTGAAGTGGAGACAATAATTGGGAGCATGACTGTTGCACCAAACAAGAAGAATCCCCGAGACGTTGATATAATGGTTAAATATTCATTGAGCGGACGACGTTGTGTGGTTTCGAGAGTTCAATTCTATAAGATGCACTGA